The Methanobrevibacter millerae genome includes the window TTTAATCTTGAATTACAAATTCCCTGATTTTTGTGATAAATTAAAAATTTATTTACCAACAATATCATCTATTGTGATTTGTTTAATCGTAGCAGGAGTAATTGGTGCCAATAAACAAGCCATTTTAACTTCATCCACCATAATATTCATTGTCATTTCACTGCAATATCTAATTGCAATGTTACTTGGATTTGGAATTGGTTACTTTGCAGGAATGGATAGAAAACAGAGAATTACAGTAGCTATCGAACTGGCATTTCAAAATTCAGGTTTGTCAACCAGCCTTGCAAAAACTCATTTTCCAAACCTATCCCAAGCAACAGTTCCCGGAGCACTTTATTCTGTCTTGCAGAATTTTGCAGGATCAATTCTTGCCTATGTATTCAGAAAATATCAATCTTAATTGCAAGAATAGACATATTCTTCATGTCAATGCAAACCAATATTTTTTTATTCTTTCATTGGTTGGCAAAATCCTCTATTTATAGAAGAATTCTTTTTAAATTTTTTTCAGGATTTTCAGGAGTTTTCTTAATGAAAATTAGACACTTTTCAAGAATTCAAAAATAATAATATGTTAAATTTTTAGAAAATACATTACCAAAAAACATTTTTTTACAAAAAAATATATTAATATATAAACAAATTATATATAATTAAAAAAATTATAAAATATGGGGAGATAGCATAAACACAAATAGAAAAAAATCATTAATTCGCTCAAATGAACTCGATAGAATTGCGATTAATGATATGAAACATAAAACAAAAATTAGATTAGGATTCAGTGAGTTTTCTAAGAAATTATATGTGGATACAAAAAATAAAATTCTAACAGAATTAAATGCAAGTGAAAAAGATTGGAACAATCCCAAATGGCAATTAAAAAATCGTATCAGCGATGTAAGTGAAATTTCAAATTACATTAATCTTACAGATGAAGAATATGAAAATATAAAAGATGTCAGTGAAACATACCGATTTGCAATAACACCGTATTATTTTTCATTGATTGATTTTGAAAATCCGAATTGTCCAATTAAATTGCAGTCAATACCAAATATTAAAGAACTTGATGAATCAGGCCAATTGGATCCCATGAATGAAGAACAATCAAATCCCTCCGGAAAAATCACCCGAAGATATCCCAATAAATTAATCATCAATGTTACTAATGCATGCCCCATGTACTGCAGACACTGCCAGCGCCGCAGATTGATAGGCGGATTTGATAAAAATACCTCCAAAAGAGCTATCGATGAATCAATAGATTTTATAAAAAATAATCCTACAATCAGAGAAGTATTGATTACTGGAGGAGATGCATTATTATTATCAAATAAACGATTGAAAGAAATATTTAATAAATTATCCGGTATTGATCATGTGGAAGTATTGAGGATTGGTACAAGAACATTGGCAACACTACCATTTAGAATAAATGATGAACTGGCCGTTCTGCTTAGAAAATACAGGGTGAATATTTCAACACAATTCAATCATGCCTGTGAAATTACTCCTGAAGCTGTTCAGGCAATTGATACACTTGTCGACCATGGAATACTTGTGAGAAACCAAATGGTATTATTACATAATATTAATGACGATAAATATTGCATTCAAAAAACTAATGAAGAATTGCAAAAATACCGAGTAATTCCATATTATTTATTCCATCCAAAAGATATTAAAGGCACCAAACATTTCCAAGTGGATATTTCCAAAGGTTTAGAAATTATGAAGCATTTGGAAGGCAGAACAAGCGGCATGTGCAAACCTACATATGTATATAATTCACCGCTTGGTTTGGGCAAAGTTCCTTTAGTACCAATGGAAAATATCGAACATGATGAAAACGGATATAAATTCACAACATGGGAAAATAAAATAGTTAAAAAAGATTATATGGAATAAACGGAAATATTTTTTTAATTTATAAGAAAAGAAATATTGCATTTTATAATAAATGCAATATCCATTAATCTCATATAATTTTTGTCTCTTTTTCTGCTTCCTTCTTGCCATTGAAAATATCAATGTCCATGGCTTTATTTCTAAATGAAACAATCATTGAACAAATTGCATCACCAGTGACATTGACTGCTGTTCTAAACATATCGAGAATATGGTCTATTCCGAAAATTATACCAATTGCATCAATCGGCAATCCAATTGAATTAAATACCATTGTTAATGTAACAAGTCCGACAGAAGGAACACTTGCTGTTCCAATTGATGCCATCACAGCAGTGAAAATTACAGTCAATAATGCAGAAGTGCCTAAATCAACACCATATGCCTGGGCTGCAAACATTACAGCAACACCCTGCATAATAGCAGTACCGTCCATATTTATTGTAGCACCCAAAGGAATTGTAAATGAAGACACATCACGTGACACTCCCATTTCAGACAGTTTTTCTATATTTA containing:
- a CDS encoding KamA family radical SAM protein, which gives rise to MKHKTKIRLGFSEFSKKLYVDTKNKILTELNASEKDWNNPKWQLKNRISDVSEISNYINLTDEEYENIKDVSETYRFAITPYYFSLIDFENPNCPIKLQSIPNIKELDESGQLDPMNEEQSNPSGKITRRYPNKLIINVTNACPMYCRHCQRRRLIGGFDKNTSKRAIDESIDFIKNNPTIREVLITGGDALLLSNKRLKEIFNKLSGIDHVEVLRIGTRTLATLPFRINDELAVLLRKYRVNISTQFNHACEITPEAVQAIDTLVDHGILVRNQMVLLHNINDDKYCIQKTNEELQKYRVIPYYLFHPKDIKGTKHFQVDISKGLEIMKHLEGRTSGMCKPTYVYNSPLGLGKVPLVPMENIEHDENGYKFTTWENKIVKKDYME